The following is a genomic window from Paenibacillus thiaminolyticus.
TTCATGGATTCGCCCGTTGATATTGCGACGATGAACGAATACGAGGTGCTGGACGAGATGGAAGCGGTCTTGTCCATCGACACGACAAAGGGCAACCGTGTCATCAATCATAAAGGAATCGCCATTTCCCCGACAGTGAAGGAAGGCTACATCCTGCGCGTCAGCGACGATCTGCTTCGCGTCATGGAGATGACGACCGGACAGCTTCCGGTCACATTCCCGGTGACGACGCAGGACATTACGCCGTACGGCAACGGGCTGTATCATATTAACAGCATCCTGCAGCCTTGCGTGACGACGGCCGCGCCGGTCGTCGGCGTCGCGATTACCGCGCAATCGACCGTGCCCGGCTGCGGGACGGGAGCAAGTCATGAAGTCGATATCGCGCTCGCCGCGCGCTACGCGGTGGAAGTCGCCAAGGAATTCACGAATGAAGTCTGTTCCTTCTATAATAAGGAGGAGTTCGAGCATATGCTCAACCTGTATGGGCCGATGAATGCCCTGCAGACGTTGGGGAAAACAGTATAATCTCAGACCTTGCGTAGAATTCATCGTTTTGCTTTAGGCTCCGCCCGCCGCAAGAGAGAAAGGAGGCAGCCGCATGGAACGAAGCGATACCCGGCAACGTGTCAAAATAGGTCTCATTACGATAGGACAAGCGCCGCGAACGGATGTGCAGCCCTTGATTGAACGCTGGCTGGCGCCCTGCTCGGATGTCATCCAGCTTGGCGTCCTCGACGGCATGACGGTGGCGGAGATCGAGCGCGAGCTTGGCCCGCAGCTGGACGAATTCGTCCTGACGACACGGTTGGCTGATGGTCAAGCCGTTGTCTTGTCCGCGGCCAAAACGGAAACAGCAATGCAGCGCTTGATTGACGAGTGCGAACGGCTGGGCTGCCAAGTCATCATTCTGCTCTGTACCGGCGCCTTCCGCCATCTTGCCGCTGAACGGGCGTTGTTGATTGAACCGGAGCGGATACTGACGCCCGCGATTGCGAAGCTGGCCGGCGGGACGCAGATTGGCCTGATCATTCCGCTGGCGGAGCAAGCGGAGGAGATGCGCCAGAAATGGGGCGCGTTCGGCGCCTCGATTACGACGGCCGCCGCTTCTCCCTACACGGCGACGCGCGAGCAGCTTGCGGCCGCCGCACAGGAGCTGAGAGCTGCGGGCGCCGGAATCATCGTGCTCGATTGTATGGGATACACGTTAGAGCATCAGCAGATCGCCCGCGAGGCGAGCGGATGCTTCGCGCTGCTGTCGAGCAGCTTGCTGTTCAAGCTGACAACAGAACTGTGTGGGTAAAGGTTAGAACGATTAGAATAGTTAGACGATTAGAGAATAGCTAGAACGACGGGAATTAACGATGATAACCGCCTGTTGCTTGGGGATGCAAGCAGCGGGCGGTTTTTAAGTTTGAGCCTGCCTCAACCTGCACTAAGGCTGTTTTATTTTGAAGAAAATGCACCTTCTCCCGCCCTTAGCTTCACTATCCCATCGGTTCAGCAAGAGGAGTTCAATGCGCGAGAACCATACTTCTAAGTATAGGCTGCAAGGCGTCCCTAACCTGCTGCCATAATGGGAGAGTTGCTGCGCGCGCCGCTCGGAGATCGGAGGGCTCAGGATTCGCCTCGGCCGCTTCTGAACGAATGGGAGAGTGGAAATAAGGAAGAAAATAGCGCCTGTACCCGGCGCTGAGTCGATGGGATAGTGTGACTAAGGCCTAAGAAGAGAAAGACTGAAGCATCAACTTGAACCCTTGGCGTTGCCCGAACATTTGATTCTGCCCGAACATGTGACTCTGCCCCCCGTAGAACAACAAGGGACTGTCCCATAATCATGTTGTAGGGCAAGAAGGGCAACAGGGAGCACTGGGACGTAAAAGACGGCGGCGGGCCAAGCGGTGAAAGAGTGATGCGGCAATGAAATCCTGCGAATATCAGGCTGTTGAGAAAGTCCAAGGGATTTTGTGGCACTTCATTTTTTGTGTGGTGGATCTCGTCTCTCCGTAGAAAAAATCGATTTAAAACGTTATGGGTGCCAAGTTTTGAGTAGGAAAATGGACAATCCCCACCCCTTCGTAAAAAAACAGGGGTTTTCCAACGGCCTGAACACTGCACCATTTCCCTAGACACGTCTATCTGGTAGGCTAAATCCGCAAAACTGCACGATTTCTCCAGACACGCCTATTCGGTAAGCGAAATCCTGCGTAAATACAGCAATTCGATATGGACGACTTTCCCAGAAAGGGAATCCTGCAAAACTGCAGGAATTTCACGCGTTTCGCTTCGACTTGAAGCAAAAGGGCCTAAAATGATGTAGATTTGCAGCAATTCCTCGGGATGTGGATTCATTGAGCCGAAATTCCTGTAAAATAGCAGCAATTCCCTCCACATGTTCAAGCCGCAGCCGGATCGGATGCCGCCACCGATGGCGACATGGATATGGCCTATGCGCTGCTGCTGGCCGACAAGCAATGAGGCAGTTCCAGCGGCATCAATTACCGCGCAGAAGCGGTCAACCTCATCAATGCCATCATGCAAAGCGAGGTCAACAAGCAATCGTGGCATCTGAAGCTTGGGGACTGGGTGTCCGATTCGGACTCGAAGTGGGGCAAAGGAACGCGGCCGTCCGACTTTATGCCCCATCATCTCCGCGCCTTCAAGGAATCGACCGGGGATTCGCGTTGGGACAATGTGCTGAACCAGACCTACGCCATCATTCAGCAGCTGTTTTCCGGGTACTCAAGTTCAACCGGGCTGATGCCTGATTTCGCAACCAAAGAATCCAGCGGCTATAAACCGGCTGTCGGTGACGTGTACGATTGGTGCTGCGGGAACGGGCGGTTGACGGCCGCGGCAGACACCGTCTTCTCGGATATGACAAACAGGGTCTGAACTTTGCCGAGAAGCAGGGTAAGTCAGAGAAACCATTTTACTGACTTTCGCAAAGCGATACGACTCCTTTCAATTTATAAAGTTGAAGCGATTCAATTTTCATGCAACAAAATTAAATCGGTTTCATTTTAAGCTATGCCGATGGCGGTACGTTCATGATCGCAGGATTATGCCAGAGGAAAATCATCTAGGCCGAAAATATGAGCGATTTAACTTTCGGAGCCGAGTACAAGATCATGCACGCATCAGGAGGCATTTTTTTCATTAGAATACGCGTCCAACAAAAAGATAAGAGAAGATTAGAGCGCTTATAAATCCTTGATATAATTCGCGTTATTTCCCGAAATTGCTGTCGAAAAGAGCCGGACTTAACGACATAAATCCCTAAATTTTGAAAAATCGATTTCATGTTATAGAATATAATGGAAAACGTTTGTATACTAAGGAGGAAATGAATTCCTTCTCCGAAGGAAGCTGTTATGACTACAACACCGATTTTGTATATGGTTGTTCCTTGCTATAACGAAGAGGCGGTGCTTCCCCTCACGATGCAGACGTTGACCGGCGTCCTGTCCCGCTTGGTTCAGGACCGCGTCGTCTCCGCCGAGAGCCGGATATTGCTGGTCGATGACGGCAGCAGAGATGCGACCTGGCTGACCATCGTCCAGGAGCGGGAACGGAACCGCTGGATTGCCGGATTGAAGCTGTCCCGCAATGCCGGGCATCAGAAGGCGCTGCTCGCCGGGCTGATGTATGCCAAAAATTTTGCCGATTGCGTCGTCTCCCTTGACGCCGATCTGCAGGACGATGTCGCCGTCGTGAGGCAATTCGTCGAGCAGTTCCGCGACGGCTGCGATATTGTGTACGGCGTAAGGGATAATCGGGATAACGATACGTATTTCAAGCGGTGGAGCGCCGAATTTTTCTATAAGCTGATGCGGCGGATGGGCATTCCGCTTGTCTACAATCATGCTGATTACCGTCTGATGAGCCGCCGTGCCCTCGACTACCTGAGCCAGTTCCCCGAGTCCAATCTGTTCCTGCGCGGCATCGTGCCGCTCATCGGCTTCCCGTCTTCCGTCGTGTCTTACCGGAGATTGGAGCGGGCCGCGGGCGTGACCAAGTATCCGCTTCGCAAAATGCTGTCGTTCGCCTGGGACGGCATTACGTCATTTAGCATGAAGCCGATGCGGCTCGTCACTGCGCTTGGCTTCGTCAGCCTGGGCGCAAGCGCGCTGGCGGGCCTCTACGCCCTCCTGTCCAAGCTGCTGGGACAGACCGTATCCGGATGGACCTCCCTGATGCTGTCCGTCTGGTTCGTCGGAAGCGTTCAATTGCTAGGCCTGGGGGTGGTCGGGGAATATATCGGCAAGATCTATTCCGAGGTCAAGCGGCGCCCGCCGTACATTATTGAGCAGGTGCTGGCGGACAAGCCAGTCATCGAGCGGCCGATCCGTGCTTATGGAACGGGGTGGGCGGAGTGAGCGGCGCGAAGCTCGCCGCGCCGGGCGGCGCCCGCTTGTTCGGCCGCTATGCCGCCGTCGGAGCCGTGAACACGCTGGTCGGGCTCGGCACGGCGTATGTGCTGCTGTATGCCGGATGGAGCCATCTTCATGCGACCTTCGCGGGCAACTCGGTCGGCGTAGGGATGAGCTATATTCTGAACCGCCGCTATACGTTCCGCTATCGGGGGCAATGGCTGCCAAGCTTGCTCCGCTTCATCTCCATCGCGCTGCTCTGTTACGGGTTGGCGTATCAGGTGCTGCATCCGGCCATGTCTGCCTTGGCGGCCTTCCTGCTGCCCGCATGGGCTTCGCCTTGGGAGCCGTATGCAGCCATATTGGGGGAAGCGGCGATCTATACCGCCGCCTCGTTCCGGCTTCACCGGGGCATCACCTTCGCCCGGACAAGCGATGGGGAGGACACACCATGCCTATCGAAGCCGGCGTCAAATAGCAAGCAAACATAGCGAATTCCACACGGGAGGGTGATTCAGGCATGAAGCAGAAAGATTGGGTAACGTGGGGAGCCATGGGAATAGGCGCGCTTATTCTCATCGGAATTCTGTTCATTCCCCCGTTCATCGGAGTCGCGAACAACGGCGACTTCGAACGGATTGTGGGCAGCGGCGGCATTGCCCCGCTGAGCGACAAGTTCACTTATGAACAAAAATATTTCGGATACAGCCACTCGCGCTATGACTACGGTCCCTTCTCCTTGAACTATTTGTCATCCCAAGCGCTGTTCGTCTTCCTGGCCGGGCTGCTCGGGCGGGCATGGAGTTCCGCTTCGTTTCCACTGGAAGCGATGGGGGCGATCTATGCCGCCCTGCTGCTGGCGGCGCTGTTCCTTATTCTCCGATACGCCTGTTCCGGACAGCGCTGGCTGCAATTAACCGTCGCGCTCTGCGTGCTGTTTATCTTCTTCGATATTGGCTATGTGGCGTATTTTCAATCTTTTTTCGGCGAGCCGGTCTCCCTTATCTTCTTGCTTCTCGCATCCGGAACGTCCTTCGTGCTCGCATCGCGCCGCAAGCCTTCCATCGGCTGGCTCGTTCTGTTCTTCGTCTCCGTCCTGATTCTATCCGCATCCAAGCTGCAGAATGCGCCGATCGGCCTCGTCTTCGTCCTCTTCGCTTTCCGGTTATACCGGACGCGTCCGGAGCGGAGCTGGAGGAGCACGGTCATTGCCGGCTCGGTATCGATACTGGCCGTGTCCGTCTTGATGTATGCCTATGCGCCGCAGGAGCTGAAGCAGATTAACCTGTATCAGACGATTTTTTACGGAATATTGAAAGACTCGCCTCATGTGGAGAAAGATCTGAAGGAGTTGGGCATTCCGGACAAATTCGCCCCGCTCGCCGGCACGAATTACTTCCAGAAGGATGTGCCGATCCGGCAGGACGATCCGGAATTGGCGGAGCATGTCTATTCCCGGCTCGGGCATGCTGATGTGGCTGCATACTATATGCGCCACCCCGGGCGGATGATCGATAAGCTGGAGGCCGCCTCTTCTCAGGCCGCGATGATTCGGCCGTACTATCTGGGCAATTACGAGCAAGAGGCCGGCAAGCCTCGGGGCGCACTGTCGTATACATACAGCGTCTGGAGTGAGACGAAGAAGGACCTGCTCCCGCAGCGCTTCGCTTTTTATCTTGTTTTTTTCCTTCTATATATAGGTGTCGCGCTCAGGGAGTATACCCGCAGACGATACGCGAAGCATGTAGTCGACGCAGCGCTGGTCATCGGCTTCGTGGCCATAATCGCAGTGGCGGTGCCGCTTGTGGGGGACGGCGAGGCGGATTTGGGCAAGCATTTGTTCCTGTTCAACGTCAGCTTCGACATGATGATGGTCGTAACGGTCGTCTGGGTGATAGCCCAGATCCGCAGAATCTTCGACCGCTCCCCCGAACTGCATTGATGAAGGCAGACGACATGGCGATAAGGGGCGTATGCACCCGCCGGCATATGACCTTGTTCCTAGCGAATCGTTCAAAAATAAGGATATTGTAGATGGGACAGCTAATGAACCGAGCCACATCTACAGATTAAGGGGGCACAGCCTATGAACGTTGACGTGAGAGACATCGCCCGCCATCCATTCACTGGTGTCATGTGGAAGACCGTGTCCGAGGATTGCAATCTAGCCTGCGACTACTGCTACTACAGTTCCTGCCAGGGACGGCCTGGCCATGCGATTCAGCGGATTGATGACGATGTGCTGGATACGTTCATCCGCCAATGGATGGAACAATCCAAGGGGGTGGCCTCATTTGCCTGGCAAGGAGGAGAACCGCTGCTCGCCGGCAAGCCTTTCTTCGAGCAGGTCGTCCGGCTACAGGCGGCCTATGCGCCGCCGCGTACGGTGATCAGCAATGCGCTGCAGACGAACGGGACCCTGCTTGATGCGGAGTGGGCGGCCTTTTTCAAGCAATACGCCTTCCTGATCGGCATCAGTCTGGACGGTCCGCAGCCGATTCACGATAAGCACCGCGTTACCGGATCGGGAGCGGGCTCCTATCAGGCCGTCATGCGGGGAATCGATCATTTGCGCAAGGCAGGCGTGGACTATAATATATTGACCGTCATCCACGAGGACAATGTGGGAGAGGCGGCCGCGCTGATGGATTTCTTCGCGGCGGAGCGGTTTACGCATGTCCAGTTCATACCGTGCATGGATTTCCGCTCCCAGAATGTTGACGCGCCCGGCATGTATACGATTACACCAGAGCAGTACGGACAATTTTTGTGCGAGGCCTTCGATAAATGGTACAACGGCGGGGAGCCGCTCTTCTCCGTCCGCATGTTCGACAACGTCCTCCAGGCCGAATTGGGCCTGGAGCCGGAAATGTGCACTCATCGCGAATCCTGCCCCTCGGCGCTCGTGCTCGAGCCGAACGGGGATGCCTATCCGTGCGACTTCTTCCTGCATGACCGCTACCGGCTCGGCAACGTCGGCACCGGCCGGCTGGCCTCCTTGTCCCGCCATCCGAGCTGGCAGCAATTCCATCAGATGAAGAAGGAGGTGCCGGACGCTTGCCGCGCATGCGAATATTGGCGCTACTGCCATGGAGGCTGTCCGCGCAACCGAATCGATCGGGATGGCTTGTGGGAAGGACATACCGACTATTTCTGCGAGAGCTACCGGATGCTGTATGCGCATGCGGGAGAGCGCATCGCCACGCTGGGCCGGAAGATCCGCCTGCAGGAGCTGCTGCGGCTCCGCGGGAGCGGCCGTCCGCTCCCTGGGCGCAATGAACGTTGCGTGTGCGGGAGCGGACGCAAGTTCAAGCAATGCTGCGGGCCGCTGCTGCCGTAGCCTGTCAATATCCAATGACAAGAGGCGATGCCCAGACGGCATCGCCTTCTATGTATACTACCACTTAATCCACAAGTCGCCTTTCCAGGTGAACACCTTGCCCCAGCGCTGCTTATTTCCGTCGTATCGGACTTCTGACACGGTCACCGTCTGCGGGGAGAGCGCGCCTGCCTTGCGGCCATTGACTTGGTCATACAACGCAGTCTTCTTCGTTAGCTTGGCCTTCTGCTTCTCCTGGCTTGGGGATATGACCCAGGCCTTGCCCTTGTAAGTATGAAGCTGATACCAGACGAACCCGGAGTCGTCGACCTGTTCATTGATCACGTTTACGGTCTGGCGGCCGAGCAGACCGAGCCGCTCGCCGTTTACTTTATCGTAGAAGGCCGTCTGATCAGGCAGCACAATCGTCTTGTAGGAAGCGTTCGGATCCTTGAAGTAGCCGTATCCGATCCAGGTCAATGCTCTATGCCAGGTCCGGTTCTCCTGATCCACGACCGATTCTTCGATCTTGACGACCTGGGGCGCCAGCGCCCCCATCCGCTTCCCGCCCGGAAACGTATAGAACGGAACGGACTCATCGAGATCGATTTGCTTCGTCGTCTTGCCGAGCGCGCCGGGAACCACGTGTCCCTCAGATTCCGCGGCCCACGCCGCCGTAGCCGAGAAGGCGCTTAAGGCTGCGGTCAGTGCCAACACTGCCGATAATTTCTTCATCATTGAAATCTCCTCTCTCATGGTTATACAATGGTATGGTTTACAGGGGTGACATAGACGGTACGCCGTCTATTCATAGTTGCTTGTACACTATGTAACCGTGGGCAATTCGGATTGAAACAGGGCCTTCCCGCTGGTTAAATAGAAGGAGAGGGAGGAGATTGCATGAAAAAAAGGTGGAAATGGCTGGGGAGAACGATTGCCTTCCTGATCTTATTCGTGATTATCGCAAGCGTTGCTTTCATATTCTATATTCGGCCGGCGGACAAGATTGGGTGGCCGGGCCATGTCGAGGTATCTATCCTTGGCAAGCTGGAGCAGATGGTGAAGAACCGCTCCTTGTCCTTGCAGCTGAATGAGGACGAGATCAATGCGCTGGCGATTCAAGGGATGCAGAAGACGGAGCCGTACCGATCTTATATGAAATTATGGAAGCTGGACGGCATGCGGATTCATCTGCAGC
Proteins encoded in this region:
- a CDS encoding DUF1177 domain-containing protein; the protein is MALLQTLRIYEAVDNAFTSGEAVKELFQPYPLADVSVQRVHGEKGFTDFIRIFIPGTEGKHGGGQAPSFGIVGRLGGLGARPQRIGLVSDGDGAIAALSAALKLADMSEKGDRLKGDVYITTHICPDAPTLPHEPVDFMDSPVDIATMNEYEVLDEMEAVLSIDTTKGNRVINHKGIAISPTVKEGYILRVSDDLLRVMEMTTGQLPVTFPVTTQDITPYGNGLYHINSILQPCVTTAAPVVGVAITAQSTVPGCGTGASHEVDIALAARYAVEVAKEFTNEVCSFYNKEEFEHMLNLYGPMNALQTLGKTV
- a CDS encoding AroM family protein is translated as MERSDTRQRVKIGLITIGQAPRTDVQPLIERWLAPCSDVIQLGVLDGMTVAEIERELGPQLDEFVLTTRLADGQAVVLSAAKTETAMQRLIDECERLGCQVIILLCTGAFRHLAAERALLIEPERILTPAIAKLAGGTQIGLIIPLAEQAEEMRQKWGAFGASITTAAASPYTATREQLAAAAQELRAAGAGIIVLDCMGYTLEHQQIAREASGCFALLSSSLLFKLTTELCG
- a CDS encoding glycosyl hydrolase family 8; translated protein: MQSEVNKQSWHLKLGDWVSDSDSKWGKGTRPSDFMPHHLRAFKESTGDSRWDNVLNQTYAIIQQLFSGYSSSTGLMPDFATKESSGYKPAVGDVYDWCCGNGRLTAAADTVFSDMTNRV
- a CDS encoding glycosyltransferase family 2 protein; its protein translation is MTTTPILYMVVPCYNEEAVLPLTMQTLTGVLSRLVQDRVVSAESRILLVDDGSRDATWLTIVQERERNRWIAGLKLSRNAGHQKALLAGLMYAKNFADCVVSLDADLQDDVAVVRQFVEQFRDGCDIVYGVRDNRDNDTYFKRWSAEFFYKLMRRMGIPLVYNHADYRLMSRRALDYLSQFPESNLFLRGIVPLIGFPSSVVSYRRLERAAGVTKYPLRKMLSFAWDGITSFSMKPMRLVTALGFVSLGASALAGLYALLSKLLGQTVSGWTSLMLSVWFVGSVQLLGLGVVGEYIGKIYSEVKRRPPYIIEQVLADKPVIERPIRAYGTGWAE
- a CDS encoding GtrA family protein; protein product: MSGAKLAAPGGARLFGRYAAVGAVNTLVGLGTAYVLLYAGWSHLHATFAGNSVGVGMSYILNRRYTFRYRGQWLPSLLRFISIALLCYGLAYQVLHPAMSALAAFLLPAWASPWEPYAAILGEAAIYTAASFRLHRGITFARTSDGEDTPCLSKPASNSKQT
- a CDS encoding anaerobic sulfatase maturase, with product MNVDVRDIARHPFTGVMWKTVSEDCNLACDYCYYSSCQGRPGHAIQRIDDDVLDTFIRQWMEQSKGVASFAWQGGEPLLAGKPFFEQVVRLQAAYAPPRTVISNALQTNGTLLDAEWAAFFKQYAFLIGISLDGPQPIHDKHRVTGSGAGSYQAVMRGIDHLRKAGVDYNILTVIHEDNVGEAAALMDFFAAERFTHVQFIPCMDFRSQNVDAPGMYTITPEQYGQFLCEAFDKWYNGGEPLFSVRMFDNVLQAELGLEPEMCTHRESCPSALVLEPNGDAYPCDFFLHDRYRLGNVGTGRLASLSRHPSWQQFHQMKKEVPDACRACEYWRYCHGGCPRNRIDRDGLWEGHTDYFCESYRMLYAHAGERIATLGRKIRLQELLRLRGSGRPLPGRNERCVCGSGRKFKQCCGPLLP